From a single Oceanobacillus kimchii X50 genomic region:
- a CDS encoding GNAT family N-acetyltransferase, translating into MYKDRELTIRPIKEKDLKRLWELIYKEDKPEWKQWDAPYFSHKSISYERFLKESDSWIDTKSRWVICVDNDVYGTVSYYYEDEQKNWLEMGIIFYEGNNWGKGYGTRALKLWINHLFDQLPVVRVGLTTWSGNKRMIRVAEKLGMMMEGKIRKVRYYNGEYYDSIRMGILREEWNYK; encoded by the coding sequence ATGTATAAAGATCGAGAGTTGACAATACGGCCAATTAAAGAAAAAGATTTGAAACGTCTATGGGAATTAATTTACAAAGAAGATAAACCCGAGTGGAAGCAATGGGATGCTCCATACTTCTCCCATAAAAGTATTTCTTATGAACGTTTCTTGAAAGAATCTGACTCATGGATTGATACTAAATCTAGATGGGTAATTTGTGTAGATAATGATGTATATGGTACAGTTTCTTACTATTATGAAGATGAACAAAAGAATTGGCTAGAGATGGGGATTATCTTTTATGAAGGCAATAATTGGGGTAAAGGCTATGGAACAAGAGCTTTAAAGTTATGGATAAACCATCTATTTGATCAATTGCCTGTAGTTAGAGTAGGTTTGACTACATGGTCTGGAAATAAGAGGATGATTCGTGTTGCTGAAAAGTTAGGAATGATGATGGAAGGAAAAATACGTAAAGTCCGTTATTATAATGGAGAGTATTACGACTCTATACGTATGGGGATTTTACGGGAAGAGTGGAATTATAAATAA
- a CDS encoding protein phosphatase 2C domain-containing protein, whose protein sequence is MNNCISWVGSAQTFIDEPSVVQYKHINLGRLGGNSNTGQNKNEDGCLIWWSLEQNWEFIMLLDAHSSDDSAKLITHYIMEARFDFLRIMELPVQQSFQLIKEKLLHIFNSNTFLTDCKNIKGESSCLIVLRKEKYIWWFSVGDCLLYYFHPDLIRLGQFQLNQRQFFEWIGQMNTFNQEVPCYSTGVRELRKGENHIFLCTDGLIECPHAPFAHPERIFNLFSESAQQDTEIILSMLETLQSKEVKDSTTIISWKVLNSKNVSMPSDELN, encoded by the coding sequence ATGAATAATTGTATTAGTTGGGTTGGTAGTGCTCAAACTTTTATAGATGAACCAAGCGTAGTTCAATATAAACATATAAACTTAGGTCGGCTTGGAGGAAATTCTAACACCGGTCAAAATAAAAATGAAGATGGTTGTTTAATATGGTGGAGCCTTGAACAAAATTGGGAATTCATCATGCTCCTGGATGCACATAGCAGTGATGATAGTGCTAAACTTATCACCCATTATATAATGGAAGCAAGATTCGATTTTTTAAGGATTATGGAATTACCAGTTCAGCAAAGTTTTCAATTAATAAAAGAAAAATTACTTCATATTTTTAATTCCAACACTTTCCTAACTGACTGCAAAAACATTAAGGGTGAATCATCCTGTTTAATCGTCTTGAGAAAGGAAAAATACATTTGGTGGTTTTCAGTGGGAGACTGTCTATTATACTACTTCCATCCTGATTTAATTCGATTAGGACAATTTCAATTGAATCAAAGACAGTTTTTTGAATGGATTGGACAAATGAACACATTTAATCAAGAAGTCCCTTGTTATAGCACTGGCGTTCGAGAACTAAGAAAAGGAGAAAACCATATCTTTCTCTGTACAGATGGCTTGATAGAATGTCCTCATGCACCCTTTGCACACCCGGAAAGAATTTTTAATTTGTTTTCAGAATCTGCACAGCAGGATACAGAAATAATTCTTTCTATGTTAGAAACCTTACAATCAAAAGAGGTCAAAGATAGTACGACCATCATTTCTTGGAAAGTATTAAATTCTAAAAATGTATCGATGCCGAGTGATGAATTAAACTAA
- a CDS encoding lipoate--protein ligase family protein, whose product MREKWAFVENTPQDAAINMALDEALLHWHQKGEIPPTLRFYRWNEPTLSIGYFQKVDGKIDLEGIKKHQCQLVRRMTGGSAVLHDDELTYSIVISERHERVASSIRQAYYDLSKGILRAYQLLGIEVDYAHEPISKNRSTICFEQPAFYELLANGKKISGNAQIRKKGILLQHGSIPISMNVEMLFDLLQFPTDQIKKRKRQGFYERATTINKELGEKQSYKVVRDAFQQGFSEILNIELEPITLTEEQWKEVYQIAEAKYSKSNIKGAVSHV is encoded by the coding sequence TTGCGAGAAAAATGGGCGTTCGTAGAAAACACTCCACAAGATGCAGCGATTAATATGGCACTAGACGAAGCTTTGTTGCATTGGCATCAAAAAGGTGAAATTCCACCAACTTTGCGATTTTATCGATGGAATGAACCGACACTCTCTATAGGATATTTTCAGAAAGTAGATGGTAAAATTGATCTTGAAGGTATTAAAAAGCATCAATGTCAATTGGTAAGAAGAATGACCGGTGGAAGTGCTGTCCTGCATGATGATGAATTGACATACAGTATTGTCATTTCAGAAAGGCATGAGAGAGTTGCATCATCTATTCGTCAAGCATATTACGATTTATCAAAAGGTATATTAAGAGCCTATCAATTGCTGGGGATTGAAGTAGATTATGCACATGAGCCAATCTCTAAAAATCGAAGCACGATTTGTTTTGAGCAACCCGCATTTTATGAATTGCTTGCAAATGGAAAGAAAATTTCAGGGAACGCACAAATAAGGAAAAAAGGAATACTACTTCAACATGGATCAATCCCTATATCTATGAATGTGGAGATGCTATTTGATTTATTACAATTTCCAACAGATCAAATAAAAAAAAGAAAGAGACAAGGATTTTATGAAAGAGCGACTACTATTAATAAGGAGTTAGGAGAAAAGCAATCCTATAAAGTGGTAAGAGATGCTTTTCAACAAGGTTTTTCAGAAATTTTAAATATCGAATTAGAGCCAATAACGTTGACAGAAGAACAGTGGAAAGAAGTGTATCAGATTGCCGAAGCTAAATATTCGAAGAGTAATATAAAAGGAGCTGTTTCACATGTCTAA
- a CDS encoding DUF998 domain-containing protein: MKISKNVGITSWILTCMYFVIEPFFVMSSIAPYNLMDHAMSDLGVTSCGEYTYPLAAYDICSPYHFWMNILFIVNGITFSIGILYLSQQLEQNKKNRIGTICLLLLALGNIVSGFIPADVNLFWHSIFAQLGMVTFLIGLWLFGKLLVRGKWWTYCILVSLIILVVFIVLLIFISLPAGLLQRMFYGVTFLWGTVLAVILANNKGAYR; encoded by the coding sequence ATGAAAATCTCTAAAAATGTTGGTATAACAAGTTGGATTCTTACTTGTATGTATTTTGTAATTGAACCTTTTTTTGTGATGTCTTCCATCGCTCCGTATAATTTGATGGATCATGCAATGAGTGATTTGGGAGTTACGAGTTGTGGCGAATATACCTATCCTTTAGCAGCTTATGATATTTGCTCTCCTTATCATTTTTGGATGAATATATTATTTATTGTTAACGGGATTACATTTTCAATAGGGATACTATATCTTTCTCAACAGCTAGAACAAAATAAAAAGAATCGGATAGGTACTATTTGTTTATTGTTATTAGCATTAGGAAATATTGTTTCTGGATTTATTCCTGCAGATGTAAATTTATTCTGGCATTCTATTTTTGCACAGTTAGGAATGGTAACTTTTTTAATTGGGTTATGGTTATTTGGAAAATTATTAGTCAGAGGGAAATGGTGGACTTATTGCATATTGGTTTCTCTCATCATTTTAGTAGTTTTTATTGTGCTACTTATCTTTATCTCTTTACCAGCAGGACTACTTCAACGTATGTTTTATGGTGTTACATTTCTGTGGGGTACTGTCTTAGCAGTTATTTTAGCTAATAATAAAGGTGCGTATAGGTGA
- a CDS encoding protein kinase family protein: MNSSQYNFYVSTVSFSNKNNQVKVLKHHPDLQVYGTGRSAVVFKVNGEHRVIKIFYPPFEKTAIQEKNNYEKLKGSSYYPTIYESGPNYLVMDLIEGKTFFECLAEGILLKSDYVHQVDNGLQYARDVGLNPSDIHLHNLIVTKEGTIKIIDVARFSQEKQCTQWQDLKNGYEKYYHRTYFPTKIPKWIMNSVSKLYRLRNK, translated from the coding sequence ATGAATTCATCTCAATACAACTTCTATGTCTCTACCGTTTCATTTTCAAATAAAAATAATCAAGTAAAAGTACTGAAACATCACCCTGATTTGCAGGTTTATGGGACGGGAAGAAGTGCTGTTGTATTTAAAGTGAACGGAGAGCATAGAGTCATTAAAATATTTTATCCACCTTTTGAAAAAACAGCTATTCAAGAAAAAAATAACTATGAAAAACTAAAAGGCAGTAGTTATTATCCAACCATTTATGAGTCTGGACCCAACTATTTGGTAATGGATTTGATTGAGGGAAAAACTTTTTTTGAATGCTTGGCGGAAGGAATTTTATTAAAATCAGACTATGTACACCAAGTTGACAATGGATTACAATATGCAAGGGACGTTGGTTTAAATCCATCCGATATTCATTTACACAATTTGATTGTCACAAAAGAAGGTACGATTAAAATTATTGATGTTGCTCGTTTTTCTCAGGAAAAACAATGCACTCAATGGCAAGATTTAAAAAATGGATATGAAAAATACTATCATCGAACTTATTTTCCTACTAAAATTCCAAAATGGATAATGAATAGCGTTTCCAAACTATATCGGCTTCGTAATAAATAG
- a CDS encoding dicarboxylate/amino acid:cation symporter, with amino-acid sequence MKEKLKAYRFPIILLASIIIGSIIGILFGEEATIIKPLGDLFINLLFMIVIPLVFFTISSAIAGMDSMKRLGKILGSMITVFVVTGIIASVFMLVATVIFEPGSGVNIPLDTPENVEEQSLSEQLVNTFTVPDFVDLFSRDNMLALIVFSVLIGVATGLTGEKGRPFATFLTSASEVFMKIIKLVMYYAPIGLGAYFAALVGEFGAELIGDYAKAIIIYYPVSVLYFAIGFTLYAFLAGGKKGVTRFWKNILAPAATSLGTGSSIAALPVNLQAAKRIGVPKDVRETVLPLGATIHMDGSCLSAMLKIAFVFGVFNMDFSGFDTFLTAIGICLLSGIVMSGIPGGGFMGEMMIITLYGLPMEALPIITAIGVVVDPPATMVNVTGDTVSSMLVTRQIEGKDWMEKSENLT; translated from the coding sequence ATGAAAGAAAAATTAAAAGCATATCGATTTCCTATTATTTTACTGGCATCAATCATTATTGGGAGTATTATAGGGATTTTATTTGGTGAAGAAGCTACTATTATTAAACCACTTGGGGATTTATTTATTAATTTGTTATTTATGATTGTTATACCTTTAGTTTTCTTTACCATATCATCAGCGATTGCTGGTATGGATAGTATGAAACGTCTTGGGAAGATTTTGGGCTCTATGATTACGGTTTTTGTTGTTACAGGAATAATTGCATCTGTATTTATGTTAGTTGCTACTGTTATTTTTGAACCGGGTTCTGGTGTAAATATTCCCTTGGATACACCAGAAAATGTGGAAGAACAAAGCTTATCGGAACAATTGGTTAATACGTTTACAGTACCAGATTTTGTTGATTTATTTTCCCGAGACAATATGTTAGCACTAATTGTTTTTTCTGTATTGATTGGTGTAGCGACTGGTTTAACTGGGGAGAAGGGTAGACCATTCGCTACATTTCTAACTAGTGCTTCTGAAGTGTTTATGAAAATCATAAAACTCGTGATGTACTATGCCCCAATTGGTCTTGGAGCGTACTTTGCAGCACTTGTTGGAGAATTTGGAGCGGAATTAATTGGGGATTATGCGAAAGCAATTATCATTTATTACCCAGTTTCCGTATTATATTTTGCAATTGGCTTTACCTTATATGCATTTCTTGCTGGTGGTAAGAAGGGAGTTACTCGTTTTTGGAAAAATATCTTAGCTCCGGCAGCAACTTCACTTGGTACTGGAAGTAGTATCGCTGCTTTACCTGTAAACTTACAAGCGGCTAAACGTATTGGTGTTCCAAAGGATGTTCGTGAAACGGTACTTCCTTTAGGGGCAACGATTCATATGGATGGATCGTGTTTATCTGCAATGCTTAAAATTGCATTTGTCTTTGGCGTATTCAATATGGATTTCTCGGGATTTGATACTTTCCTAACTGCTATTGGAATATGCTTGTTGTCTGGAATTGTGATGAGTGGAATTCCAGGTGGCGGATTTATGGGAGAAATGATGATAATCACACTGTATGGTTTACCAATGGAAGCATTACCAATCATAACTGCCATTGGAGTAGTGGTTGATCCGCCTGCAACGATGGTTAATGTTACTGGTGATACCGTATCAAGTATGTTAGTAACCAGACAAATTGAAGGAAAAGATTGGATGGAGAAGAGTGAAAATTTGACCTAG
- the lipA gene encoding lipoyl synthase — protein sequence MSNQQTHVRKPDWLKTRINTNKSYRNLKKLMRDNRLNTVCEEARCPNLHECWSERKTATFMILGDTCTRGCRFCAVKTGLPNELDWGEPERVADSVTVMGLKHVVVTAVARDDLNDGGAAVFAETVRAIRRKNPGCTIEILPSDMKGDYESLHTLMDSGPDIFNHNIETVRRLTKRVRARATYDRSLELLRRVKEIAPKTPTKSSIMVGLGEEKEEIIQAMDDLLNHNVDIVTLGQYLQPTKKHLEVVRYYHPDEFEELKNIALEKGFSHCEAGPLVRSSYHADEQVSNAAAQRRIKYMKGVEKQENTQLDFNF from the coding sequence ATGTCTAATCAACAAACTCATGTACGAAAGCCAGATTGGTTAAAAACAAGAATTAATACAAACAAATCTTATCGAAACTTAAAAAAGCTGATGCGTGATAATCGGTTAAATACAGTTTGTGAAGAGGCACGCTGTCCAAACTTACATGAATGCTGGAGCGAAAGAAAAACAGCTACATTTATGATTTTAGGAGATACGTGTACAAGGGGATGCCGATTCTGTGCAGTAAAAACAGGGCTGCCGAATGAGCTGGATTGGGGAGAACCAGAACGTGTGGCTGATTCTGTCACCGTAATGGGTTTAAAACATGTGGTAGTAACAGCAGTCGCTCGAGATGATTTGAATGATGGCGGTGCAGCAGTATTTGCAGAAACTGTCCGAGCTATTCGTAGAAAAAATCCAGGTTGTACTATTGAAATTTTGCCTTCTGATATGAAAGGAGATTATGAAAGTCTCCATACATTAATGGATAGTGGACCAGATATTTTTAATCATAATATTGAGACCGTTCGAAGACTTACCAAGAGGGTGCGAGCTAGGGCTACGTATGACCGTTCATTAGAGTTACTCCGACGTGTAAAAGAAATAGCTCCAAAAACACCAACAAAATCTAGTATAATGGTTGGTCTAGGAGAAGAAAAAGAAGAGATTATTCAAGCAATGGATGATTTATTAAATCATAATGTGGATATTGTTACACTTGGCCAATATTTACAGCCAACGAAAAAACATCTAGAGGTAGTGCGTTACTATCACCCAGATGAATTTGAAGAACTGAAAAATATTGCCTTAGAAAAAGGCTTTTCCCATTGTGAAGCTGGTCCACTAGTTCGTTCCTCATACCATGCGGATGAACAAGTATCTAACGCAGCAGCTCAACGAAGAATTAAATATATGAAAGGTGTAGAGAAGCAAGAAAACACTCAACTGGATTTTAATTTCTGA
- a CDS encoding DUF4064 domain-containing protein, producing the protein MNRSIEKILSTIAVCVDAGFVIFLGIFALIINVNLREGTSAVPHGDLPIIFSIFLHLLWLPAVMYLISFILGLIGVLKLKVNSKLSGILFISASCITGMFIFTGFGIHTLLYIVAAIMCFVRKPKDKIAV; encoded by the coding sequence GTGAATCGATCTATTGAAAAGATTTTGAGTACAATTGCAGTTTGTGTCGATGCAGGATTTGTAATTTTTCTTGGGATTTTTGCACTTATAATTAATGTGAATCTAAGAGAGGGTACATCTGCTGTCCCTCATGGAGATTTACCTATAATCTTTTCTATTTTTCTACATCTATTATGGCTTCCGGCAGTTATGTATTTAATTAGTTTTATATTGGGATTAATAGGTGTTCTAAAATTGAAAGTAAATAGTAAGTTATCCGGTATATTGTTTATTTCAGCTAGCTGTATAACAGGTATGTTTATTTTTACAGGATTTGGTATTCATACTTTACTGTATATCGTTGCAGCAATTATGTGTTTTGTTAGAAAACCGAAAGATAAAATTGCAGTATAA
- a CDS encoding HIT family protein, whose translation MIEKDCFICQKHKSDISASKFKIYENNYVYVGHIDNNNQQSYLGYIMIDLKRHIPTLGNMNVEESKAFGLIIASVSKALMECENAEHVYAIVSGDNVPHLHIHIIPRYLHTPKKFWGPSGVQDWPEAPRGNTQEILEICNRLKSYLENSTYE comes from the coding sequence ATGATCGAAAAAGATTGCTTTATTTGCCAAAAACACAAAAGCGACATTTCTGCATCTAAATTTAAAATATATGAAAATAATTATGTTTATGTAGGACATATCGATAACAATAATCAGCAAAGTTACCTAGGATATATAATGATAGATTTGAAGAGGCATATTCCAACTTTAGGAAATATGAATGTAGAAGAATCAAAAGCTTTTGGATTAATAATTGCTTCTGTTAGCAAAGCTTTAATGGAGTGCGAGAATGCGGAACATGTTTATGCAATTGTTTCTGGTGATAATGTTCCTCATTTACACATACATATTATTCCTCGTTATCTTCATACACCAAAGAAATTTTGGGGACCTAGCGGTGTACAAGATTGGCCAGAAGCTCCAAGAGGCAATACCCAAGAAATACTGGAAATCTGTAATCGCTTAAAATCGTATTTGGAGAATTCTACTTATGAATAA
- a CDS encoding MFS transporter, with amino-acid sequence MPMKFSRNTILAIFMIGTFAIGMTEYVVTGLLTQFATDLDVPVSTTGLLLSVYAISVAVFGPILRMVTVKYSPKPLLIGLISIFIISNIVAALAPNFEVLLLSRLLSATMHAPFFGLTMSLAVEISKPEKRTSAIAAVQGGLTIAVMLGVPFGSFVGGFFDWRLVFWIIALLGAITLIGLLLVTPNIRPAEQPKLRKELTVLKNKNILMIIAVIVFGFSGVFTAYTFKEPMLREIAGFGVTGVTIGLFLFGLGAVIGNFVSGRIHPSKLTERLIVTLAILGAVLFLFTFLLSVPFLAYVACFLFGAGTFGTTPILNSKIILAATEAPALSGTIAASVFNLANSIGATLGSLLLNSGFSFSQITFVAAGMILFGMLLMIITHKIEDKSLFSIATDK; translated from the coding sequence ATGCCAATGAAATTTTCTCGAAATACTATTCTAGCTATCTTTATGATTGGTACATTCGCGATAGGAATGACAGAATATGTTGTTACTGGATTACTAACACAATTCGCTACAGACCTGGATGTACCAGTATCTACTACAGGACTTTTATTAAGTGTTTATGCTATTAGCGTTGCTGTATTCGGACCTATCTTACGGATGGTTACAGTAAAGTACTCACCTAAACCCTTATTAATTGGATTAATATCTATATTTATTATAAGTAATATCGTTGCAGCACTAGCTCCAAATTTTGAAGTGCTTCTATTATCAAGATTGCTGTCAGCAACGATGCATGCACCTTTCTTTGGTTTAACCATGAGTCTTGCTGTTGAAATTTCTAAACCAGAAAAAAGAACTAGTGCCATAGCTGCTGTTCAAGGTGGGTTAACTATTGCTGTTATGCTTGGTGTTCCATTCGGATCGTTTGTTGGTGGTTTTTTTGATTGGAGACTTGTTTTTTGGATTATAGCCTTATTAGGTGCGATTACTTTAATTGGTTTACTTTTAGTTACTCCGAACATTAGGCCAGCAGAACAACCGAAACTTAGAAAAGAATTAACCGTATTAAAAAATAAAAATATACTAATGATCATTGCGGTTATTGTCTTTGGTTTTTCTGGTGTTTTCACTGCATATACGTTTAAAGAACCTATGTTAAGAGAAATTGCTGGTTTTGGCGTGACAGGTGTCACAATCGGGCTGTTTTTATTTGGGCTAGGAGCCGTTATTGGCAATTTTGTCTCGGGAAGAATTCATCCTTCAAAGTTAACCGAACGTTTAATCGTTACCTTAGCAATACTTGGTGCAGTGCTATTTTTATTTACATTTTTATTATCTGTACCATTTCTTGCTTATGTTGCATGTTTTCTATTTGGAGCAGGAACATTCGGAACCACTCCAATTCTAAACTCAAAAATTATTCTAGCTGCTACAGAAGCACCAGCTCTATCTGGTACCATTGCCGCTTCCGTTTTTAATCTGGCAAATTCTATTGGTGCAACATTAGGAAGTTTACTATTAAATTCTGGTTTTTCTTTTTCACAAATCACATTTGTTGCAGCTGGAATGATATTATTCGGTATGCTATTGATGATAATAACGCATAAGATAGAAGATAAATCATTATTCTCTATTGCTACTGATAAATAG